A genomic window from Vitis riparia cultivar Riparia Gloire de Montpellier isolate 1030 chromosome 18, EGFV_Vit.rip_1.0, whole genome shotgun sequence includes:
- the LOC117906417 gene encoding cytochrome P450 714C2-like — protein sequence MASLLNEEDTHIPKEAVGKRRVGVWEMEGFTVKPFISIALVGVLGLFFRLYNALVVKPKKLRSILRNQGISGPPPSFLLGNIREIKESQSTAVKDSCTDTHNCAAALFPFFEKWRNKYGQVFMFSLGNTQILHVNQPDIVKEITTCTSLDFGKPSYQHRELGPLLGQGILTSNGAVWAHNRKILAPELYMDKVKGMIGLITESVDTLLKTWRSMIEAEGGIADIRIDEHMRSFSGDVISRACFGSSYTKGEEIFLRLRALQEAMSKKIFLDIPGMRYVPTKHNRDVWELEKDVRNLILKVVSRREELAAHEKDLLQMVLEGAKNSDLSQEAIDNFIVDNCKNIYLAGYETTAVSAEWCLMLLAANPDWQARVREEVVEICKGRTPDVDMIRKMKQMTMVIHESLRLYPPVAVVSREALADMKFGGIHVPKGVNVWSLVVTLHTDPENWGPDALKFNPERFANGITGACKLPHLYMPFGVGPRVCLGQNLAMVELKILISLILSNFSFSLSPNYKHSPALRLVIEPENGVDLLVKKL from the exons ATGGCCTCCTTACTGAATGAAGAGGACACTCATATCCCCAAGGAAGCAGTAGGGAAGAGGAGAGTTGGGGTTTGGGAAATGGAGGGTTTTACAGTTAAGCCGTTTATATCTATAGCTTTGGTAGGTGTTCTTGGACTGTTCTTTCGCCTGTATAATGCCCTGGTGGTGAAGCCGAAGAAGCTGAGATCTATTCTGAGGAACCAAGGGATCAGTGGCCCGCCACCGTCTTTTCTGCTCGGTAACATAAGGGAGATCAAGGAGTCACAGTCCACGGCAGTGAAGGACTCCTGCACCGACACCCACAACTGTGCTGCTGCTCTATTCCCCTTTTTCGAGAAGTGGCGAAATAAATATG GTCAAGTGTTCATGTTTTCACTTGGTAACACACAAATATTACATGTGAATCAACCTGATATTGTTAAAGAAATTACTACATGCACATCCTTGGACTTTGGGAAGCCCTCATACCAACACAGAGAGCTCGGTCCTTTGCTCGGCCAGGGCATTCTAACCTCGAATGGAGCCGTCTGGGCTCATAATAGAAAAATCCTTGCTCCTGAATTGTACATGGATAAGGTCAAG GGAATGATAGGCCTAATTACCGAGTCGGTTGACACATTGTTGAAGACATGGAGGAGCATGATCGAGGCAGAGGGTGGAATTGCAGACATAAGAATCGACGAGCACATGAGAAGCTTCTCAGGAGATGTGATCTCAAGGGCTTGTTTTGGTAGCAGTTACACAAAAGGGGAAGAGATTTTCTTGAGGCTTAGAGCTCTCCAAGAGGCTATGTCCaagaaaatttttttggatattcCCGGAATGAG ATATGTTCCCACCAAGCACAACAGAGATGTTTGGGAGCTAGAAAAGGATGTCCGGAATTTGATTCTAAAGGTGGTGAGCCGGAGAGAGGAGTTAGCTGCCCATGAAAAAGATCTACTGCAGATGGTCCTTGAGGGAGCTAAGAACAGCGACCTAAGCCAAGAAGCAATAGACAATTTCATTGTCGATAACTGCAAGAACATCTACTTGGCTGGCTATGAGACCACTGCAGTGTCTGCTGAGTGGTGCCTCATGCTCCTGGCTGCAAATCCAGATTGGCAGGCTCGGGTTCGCGAAGAAGTAGTCGAAATCTGTAAAGGTAGAACTCCAGATGTGGATATGATCCGCAAAATGAAACAG ATGACGATGGTGATCCACGAGTCACTGCGACTCTACCCGCCAGTAGCGGTGGTGTCGAGGGAGGCCCTAGCGGACATGAAATTCGGAGGCATCCATGTGCCAAAGGGGGTGAATGTATGGAGCCTGGTGGTGACACTGCACACAGACCCTGAAAATTGGGGACCGGACGCGCTTAAGTTCAACCCTGAGAGGTTCGCAAATGGGATCACAGGTGCCTGCAAGCTCCCACACTTGTACATGCCGTTCGGGGTCGGTCCAAGGGTGTGCCTTGGCCAGAATTTGGCCATGGTTGAGCTCAAGATACTTATAAGTCTGATACTGtccaatttttcattctccCTTTCTCCTAATTATAAACACTCACCTGCACTCAGGCTGGTGATAGAGCCTGAGAATGGAGTCGATCTCTTGGTAAAGAAGTTGTGA
- the LOC117906358 gene encoding potassium channel SKOR-like, whose amino-acid sequence MDSNIDLLKCLLENGVNPNSRNYDLQTPLHFAAAEGLHLVANILIKFGADVLSKDRWEGFAHVALHCWNQNLTPIPYSYVDLLSEILSVMSGLVAARPQLPSHQIPNAGLI is encoded by the exons ATGGATAGCAACATTGATTTGTTAAAGTGTTTGTTGGAGAATGGAGTTAACCCAAACTCAAGGAACTATGACCTACAAACACCTCTACATTTTGCAGCAGCAGAAGGTTTGCACCTTGTGGCAAATATCTTGATCAAATTTGGAGCAGATGTTCTATCCAAAGACAG GTGGGAGGGATTTGCTCATGTTGCACTCCATTGTTGGAACCAGAACTTGACACCAATCCCCTACTCTTATGTTGATCTTTTGTCTGAAATTCTGAGTGTTATGTCTGGCTTGGTTGCTGCAAGGCCGCAATTACCTTCTCATCAGATTCCAAATGCTGGCTTGATTTGA